A genomic stretch from Hemicordylus capensis ecotype Gifberg chromosome 1, rHemCap1.1.pri, whole genome shotgun sequence includes:
- the LOC128334167 gene encoding taste receptor type 2 member 9-like translates to MVSSSVWDTASMLVVITASLGRLWTDTFILVVNCRDWIQKKRLSPVDRILTLQSISRICLACSETFWYLLAKFDPQISQNLHIFKASMSVFWFFLFWNLWLTACLCSYYCLKITDFSNPFFIYFKLRISGLVPTWLLGSVILSLANTLPYICVNMETVDNGEISNFFKNKTENSIYQSKIQLHVLILVGLGSSAAFSLCITSAFLLIFSLWRHSQKMRTASISSRSPSAAAHVQAVKIILFLLINHVAAFLAMLMIFSSNFDRNSFATFVAVSFTHWCPSVDSFISVWGNTKLKNELHKLLYFAKCKGRYC, encoded by the coding sequence ATGGTCAGCTCTTCTGTATGGGATACAGCTTCCATGCTGGTTGTAATCACTGCAAGTTTGGGAAGACTATGGACAGATACGTTCATACTGGTTGTCAATTGCAGGGACTGGATCCAAAAGAAACGTCTGAGCCCCGTTGATAGGATCTTGACCTTACAAAGTATAAGCAGGATATGTTTGGCGTGTTCTGAGACATTCTGGTATCTACTGGCAAAATTTGATCCTCAGATTTCTCAAAACCTGCATATCTTCAAAGCATCTATGTCTGTCTTTTGGTTCTTTCTGTTTTGGAACCTCTGGCTCACAGCTTGCTTGTGCAGCTACTATTGTTTGAAGATCACAGACTTCAGTAACCCCTTCTTCATCTATTTCAAACTAAGGATTTCAGGACTGGTACCTACGTGGCTCCTAGGTTCTGTGATTTTGTCTTTGGCAAATACCCTGCCTTATATATGTGTAAACATGGAAACGGTGGATAACGGGGAGATCTCCAATTTCTTCAAAAATAAAACCGAGAATTCTATTTATCAGTCAAAGATTCAATTACACGTGCTTATTTTGGTGGGCCTTGGATCTTCTGCAGCTTTCAGTTTATGCATTACTTCTGCCTTTCTGTTAATCTTTTCTCTCTGGAGGCACAGTCAGAAAATGCGAACTGCATCAATCAGCTCCAGGAGCCCTAGCGCTGCTGCCCACGTCCAGGCAGTGAAAATTATACTATTCCTCCTCATCAACCATGTTGCTGCCTTCCTAGCTATGCTGATGATATTTTCAAGCAATTTTGATAGAAATAGCTTTGCTACCTTTGTTGCTGTCTCTTTTACACACTGGTGTCCTTCGGTGGATTCTTTCATATCAGTTTGGggcaacacaaaattaaaaaatgagtTGCACAAGCTTTTGTATTTTGCTAAGTGCAAGGGGCGATATTGTTAA